In the genome of Flavobacterium panacagri, one region contains:
- the gdhA gene encoding NADP-specific glutamate dehydrogenase, translating into MEQKINEFMALIESKNPNEPEFLQAVREFAETVIPFISERKKYDGKNILLRIAEPERSIIFRVPWVDDKGEIIVNRGFRIQMNSAIGPYKGGIRFHHSVNLSVLKFLAFEQVFKNSLTTLPMGGGKGGSDFDPEGKSDAEIMRFCQSFMTELCRHIGPDLDVPAGDIGVGAREIGYLFGQYKRIRNEFTGVLTGKGLAYGGSLIRPEATGYGVVYFTDQMLRTIGHEIKGKRVAISGFGNVAWGVALKVNELGGKVVTISGPDGYIYDEEGISGEKIDHMLEMRATGDNRAERYLEKYPNAVFHKGKSPWEVKVDIAIPCATQNELNGEDAQKLIDNGVLCVTEAANMPSTLDAIKLFLDNKVLFAPGKAANAGGVAASGLEMTQNSIRLNWTSEEVDLRLKEIMIGIHNQCKKYGAEEDGYVNYVKGANIAGFVKVADAMLAQGVV; encoded by the coding sequence ATGGAACAAAAAATAAATGAATTTATGGCTCTTATTGAGTCAAAAAATCCAAACGAACCAGAATTTCTTCAAGCGGTTAGAGAATTTGCAGAAACAGTTATTCCTTTTATATCTGAACGCAAAAAATATGATGGTAAGAATATACTCTTAAGAATCGCTGAACCCGAGAGATCAATTATTTTCAGAGTTCCTTGGGTAGATGATAAAGGAGAAATTATTGTAAACAGAGGTTTTAGAATTCAGATGAATTCTGCAATTGGACCTTATAAAGGAGGAATTAGATTCCATCATTCTGTAAATTTATCTGTTTTGAAGTTTTTAGCTTTCGAGCAAGTATTTAAAAACAGCCTGACTACACTTCCAATGGGTGGAGGAAAAGGTGGTTCTGATTTTGATCCAGAAGGAAAATCGGATGCGGAAATTATGCGTTTCTGTCAATCGTTTATGACAGAATTATGCCGTCATATTGGGCCAGACCTTGATGTTCCTGCTGGAGATATTGGTGTTGGTGCAAGAGAAATTGGATATTTATTTGGACAGTATAAGAGGATCAGAAATGAATTTACAGGAGTTTTAACTGGAAAAGGATTGGCTTATGGAGGTTCATTAATTAGACCAGAAGCTACAGGATATGGAGTAGTCTACTTTACAGATCAAATGCTTCGTACAATCGGGCATGAAATTAAAGGTAAGAGAGTTGCAATTTCTGGATTTGGAAATGTGGCTTGGGGAGTAGCTTTAAAAGTAAATGAACTTGGAGGAAAAGTAGTTACAATCTCTGGACCTGACGGATATATTTATGATGAAGAAGGTATATCTGGAGAAAAAATTGATCATATGCTTGAAATGAGAGCAACTGGTGATAACAGAGCTGAAAGATATTTAGAAAAATATCCAAATGCCGTTTTCCATAAAGGAAAAAGTCCTTGGGAAGTAAAAGTAGATATCGCAATTCCTTGTGCTACTCAAAACGAATTGAATGGAGAAGACGCTCAAAAGTTAATTGATAACGGTGTTCTATGTGTAACTGAAGCAGCCAACATGCCTTCTACGTTAGATGCTATTAAGCTTTTCTTAGATAACAAAGTATTATTTGCTCCTGGAAAAGCAGCAAATGCGGGTGGTGTAGCGGCTTCTGGATTAGAAATGACTCAAAACTCAATTCGTTTGAACTGGACAAGTGAAGAAGTGGATTTGAGATTGAAAGAAATTATGATTGGAATTCATAATCAATGTAAAAAATACGGTGCGGAAGAAGACGGATATGTTAACTATGTAAAAGGTGCAAACATTGCAGGATTTGTAAAAGTTGCCGATGCGATGCTAGCTCAAGGTGTAGTTTAG
- a CDS encoding THC0290_0291 family protein: MPKHLFITLLAVFSLSTSASAQGLAQEIGIYAGPVTLQSDFGERHNFETNAGNSGFGIGVMHFINFSANNNRESYFTEHFKVRSDLNFSRTTLKHFGQWVERKPDGIFAQQLKNMHASSTIVGLGAQIEFTPFMKIHDFENTIGSFSPYGSLGFQVSYYSAKIGSHLGDITLPTVTPGKYLTPSDGRAHGFSSESGVVLSATAGVGVHYKLTTMSDLMFETRFQMYNSDWIDGLNPNKDIYKENKSNDWQVWFNFGYIYYLEF; the protein is encoded by the coding sequence ATGCCTAAACACCTATTTATCACATTACTTGCCGTTTTTAGTTTATCGACATCGGCATCAGCACAAGGACTAGCTCAAGAGATTGGAATTTATGCTGGACCAGTTACTTTACAGTCTGATTTTGGTGAAAGACACAACTTCGAAACTAATGCTGGAAACTCCGGTTTTGGTATCGGAGTCATGCACTTTATCAACTTTTCTGCCAATAACAACAGAGAAAGTTACTTTACGGAGCACTTCAAAGTTCGATCTGATTTAAATTTTAGCAGAACTACTTTAAAACACTTCGGTCAATGGGTTGAAAGAAAACCTGATGGTATATTTGCTCAACAATTGAAAAACATGCACGCAAGTTCTACGATTGTTGGACTGGGTGCTCAAATAGAATTTACACCTTTCATGAAAATTCATGACTTTGAAAACACAATTGGTAGCTTCAGTCCGTATGGAAGTTTAGGTTTTCAAGTAAGTTATTATTCAGCAAAAATAGGCTCTCATTTAGGAGATATTACACTTCCAACTGTAACTCCAGGGAAATATTTAACTCCTTCTGATGGGCGTGCACATGGATTTTCTTCAGAAAGCGGTGTTGTTTTGTCAGCAACTGCTGGAGTGGGCGTTCATTACAAATTAACAACAATGAGTGATTTAATGTTTGAAACTCGTTTTCAAATGTACAACTCAGACTGGATAGACGGTTTAAACCCTAATAAAGATATTTACAAAGAAAACAAATCTAACGACTGGCAGGTTTGGTTTAACTTTGGATACATTTACTATTTAGAATTCTAA
- a CDS encoding DUF3298 and DUF4163 domain-containing protein → MKNYIFIIFLCLIFTSCKKDLSFENETFEEKSTKPCKNDCPSITIEVPVAKNKKVISDSINKRVFAVIKEIVFFEEDSIKVDDYKSLAKSFIASYEEMHQKFPQDTFGWEAKIIGNIEFQSEQILNLKIDHYTFTGGAHGYQGYRSLLFNPKTGKAIFNNQLFKNEKEFKAFAEKAFRSKYKIPETANINATGMMFENDKFQLPQNIFYTSQGLLLYYNSYEAASYADGPKELIFSYDEIKKYLNFQ, encoded by the coding sequence ATGAAAAATTACATATTTATAATCTTTTTGTGTTTGATTTTTACAAGTTGCAAAAAAGACCTTTCATTTGAAAATGAAACATTTGAAGAAAAATCTACTAAGCCGTGCAAAAATGATTGCCCGAGTATCACAATAGAAGTTCCAGTTGCCAAAAATAAAAAAGTAATATCAGACAGTATCAATAAGAGAGTTTTTGCTGTCATTAAAGAGATTGTATTTTTTGAAGAAGATTCGATAAAAGTCGACGATTATAAATCATTGGCAAAATCTTTTATTGCTTCTTATGAAGAAATGCATCAGAAATTCCCTCAAGACACTTTTGGCTGGGAAGCCAAAATAATTGGGAACATAGAATTTCAATCGGAACAGATTTTAAACTTAAAAATTGATCATTACACTTTTACAGGAGGTGCTCATGGCTATCAAGGTTACCGCTCTTTGTTATTTAATCCGAAAACAGGAAAAGCTATTTTCAACAATCAATTATTCAAAAACGAAAAAGAGTTTAAGGCTTTCGCCGAAAAGGCATTCCGTTCCAAATATAAAATTCCTGAAACAGCCAACATTAATGCAACAGGTATGATGTTTGAAAATGATAAATTCCAATTGCCACAGAATATCTTTTACACTTCTCAAGGTTTACTTTTGTATTACAATTCATACGAAGCTGCTTCTTATGCAGACGGCCCAAAAGAGCTTATTTTTTCTTATGATGAAATAAAAAAATATTTGAATTTTCAATAG
- a CDS encoding ATP-binding protein → MINKRLLIKNLLAHNDESSFYDKKRQLNLHSREGKGKFLKHICALSNSNPNNNSYIVVGVEDQDNEIVGDDFFDDSRIQNLVNAFLENPPKIQYENVPFPNLPKDKVIGLVTIKPKSKISYFKKGIHTILANSVFIRRGSNSIPLEEHEEIEKSNQNTETVIGIENSSRNSIQYTLDGVIDFMNFRHKDMSPKYYVFKELFVICWAGVPKTMREKTFLSRVDIELINEQIKLFYSAQDVVTIDYNDDTFTITEYVPLGLNDKTSYYPLEEQTIHFFDNGYYKIDRQMLFQPPEFNRKMLYHIYNSNMALLAKLQKEITLSEREMKDLENLPSTFMICHLNGFEDARQKLIDAKLLLKPYKQVYSSFKEALRVLRKMKYDVQ, encoded by the coding sequence ATGATCAATAAACGCCTTTTAATTAAAAATCTTCTGGCTCATAATGACGAAAGCAGTTTTTATGATAAAAAAAGGCAGTTGAATCTTCATTCTCGAGAAGGAAAAGGTAAGTTTTTGAAACACATTTGTGCTTTATCAAACTCAAATCCAAACAATAATTCTTATATCGTAGTTGGAGTAGAAGATCAGGATAATGAAATTGTCGGTGATGATTTTTTCGACGACAGCCGAATTCAAAATCTGGTCAATGCCTTTCTCGAAAATCCTCCTAAAATTCAATACGAAAATGTCCCTTTTCCAAATCTTCCAAAAGACAAAGTAATTGGTTTGGTTACCATTAAACCTAAAAGTAAAATCTCATACTTTAAAAAAGGAATTCATACGATTTTAGCAAATAGTGTTTTCATAAGACGTGGCAGTAACTCGATTCCGCTGGAAGAACACGAGGAAATCGAAAAAAGCAATCAGAATACAGAAACGGTTATTGGAATCGAAAATAGTTCCCGAAACAGTATTCAATATACTTTAGACGGCGTTATCGATTTTATGAATTTCAGACATAAAGATATGTCGCCCAAATACTATGTCTTTAAAGAATTATTTGTGATTTGCTGGGCTGGAGTTCCAAAAACAATGCGAGAAAAAACGTTTCTGTCGCGTGTTGATATAGAATTAATCAACGAACAAATTAAACTTTTTTATTCGGCACAAGATGTTGTTACTATTGATTATAACGATGATACCTTTACCATTACAGAATATGTGCCTCTAGGTTTAAATGACAAAACGAGCTATTATCCGCTGGAAGAGCAAACCATTCATTTCTTTGATAATGGTTATTATAAAATAGATCGTCAGATGCTTTTTCAGCCACCGGAGTTTAATAGAAAAATGCTATATCATATTTACAATTCGAATATGGCATTGCTGGCAAAACTTCAAAAAGAAATTACATTATCGGAGCGCGAAATGAAAGATCTCGAAAATCTGCCTTCCACTTTTATGATTTGTCATTTGAATGGTTTTGAAGATGCGAGACAAAAATTAATTGACGCTAAATTACTTCTGAAACCTTATAAACAGGTATACTCTTCGTTTAAAGAAGCATTAAGGGTTTTGCGTAAGATGAAATATGATGTGCAGTAG
- a CDS encoding SDR family NAD(P)-dependent oxidoreductase: protein MKKTVLITGATSGIGKATAQILAKNNYKVILCGRRKDRLEELEKELSAFTEVYSLAFDVRDKEDVLEKIGSLPNDFSTIDVLINNAGNAHGLDPIQNGDLDDWDAMIDINVKGLLYVSKAIIPQMVERQSGHIINIGSTAAKEVYPNGNVYCGSKHAVDAITAGMRIDLNPFGIRVGGIHPGMVATEFSEVRFKGDAERASNVYKGFDPLQAEDIADIIHFVISRPYHVNIADLVVMSTAQASSTIVKKSI from the coding sequence ATGAAAAAAACAGTTTTAATTACTGGTGCCACAAGCGGAATTGGAAAAGCAACTGCCCAGATTCTGGCAAAAAACAATTATAAAGTGATTCTTTGCGGAAGACGTAAAGATCGTTTAGAAGAACTTGAAAAAGAACTTTCGGCTTTTACAGAAGTTTATTCCCTTGCTTTTGATGTTCGTGATAAAGAAGATGTTTTAGAGAAGATTGGTTCTTTACCAAATGATTTTTCAACAATCGACGTTTTAATTAATAATGCCGGAAATGCCCACGGTTTAGATCCCATTCAAAATGGAGATTTAGATGATTGGGACGCCATGATTGATATTAATGTAAAAGGACTTTTATATGTTTCAAAAGCGATAATTCCGCAGATGGTGGAGAGACAATCTGGACATATTATCAATATTGGTTCAACAGCCGCTAAAGAAGTTTATCCAAACGGAAATGTGTATTGTGGTTCTAAACATGCAGTTGATGCCATTACAGCTGGAATGCGAATCGATTTAAATCCATTCGGAATTAGGGTTGGCGGTATTCATCCCGGGATGGTTGCGACCGAGTTTAGCGAAGTTCGTTTTAAAGGCGATGCCGAAAGAGCTTCAAATGTCTATAAAGGATTTGATCCGCTGCAGGCAGAAGATATTGCCGATATTATTCATTTTGTGATTTCAAGACCTTATCATGTAAATATTGCAGATTTAGTCGTAATGAGTACCGCACAGGCTTCTTCGACGATTGTCAAGAAAAGTATTTAA
- a CDS encoding aldo/keto reductase — protein MSKTVLSPIISGTMNWGVWDKNLTTKEMENMIQVSIENKITTFDHADIYGSYTTEADFGKAFHASKIDREKLQLITKCGIQMIADKRPENKIKHYDYSKDYIIKSVEGSLKNLKTDYVDVFLLHRPSPLMQADEIAEAVEKLKGEGKIIDFGLSNFTSSQTELIRQKTEVSYNQVQFSATHYEAMTDGSLDYMQTNGIRPLSWNPLGTVFREDTKQTRRLKKLFSTLLEKYHLGADTLLLSWILKHPAKVIPIAGTVNIARIQSLSKAIELDMDTEDWFAIWTESMGDDVP, from the coding sequence ATGAGCAAAACAGTCTTATCGCCTATAATTTCAGGCACTATGAATTGGGGAGTTTGGGATAAAAACCTTACAACCAAAGAAATGGAAAACATGATACAAGTGAGTATCGAAAACAAAATTACGACTTTTGATCACGCGGATATTTACGGTTCGTATACGACCGAAGCCGATTTTGGAAAAGCCTTTCACGCTAGTAAGATAGATCGTGAAAAATTACAATTAATTACAAAGTGCGGTATTCAGATGATTGCCGATAAACGCCCTGAAAACAAAATCAAACATTACGATTATTCTAAAGACTATATTATTAAGTCGGTTGAAGGATCTTTGAAAAATTTAAAGACTGATTATGTAGATGTTTTTTTACTGCACAGACCAAGTCCGTTAATGCAGGCTGATGAAATCGCTGAAGCAGTTGAGAAATTAAAAGGAGAAGGTAAAATTATTGATTTCGGACTTTCAAATTTTACAAGTTCACAAACTGAATTAATTCGCCAAAAAACAGAAGTAAGCTATAATCAAGTACAGTTTTCAGCAACACACTACGAAGCTATGACTGACGGAAGTTTAGATTATATGCAGACTAACGGAATTCGTCCTTTATCATGGAATCCGCTTGGAACTGTTTTTAGAGAAGACACAAAACAAACTCGCCGTTTGAAAAAACTGTTCTCCACTTTATTAGAGAAATATCATTTAGGTGCAGATACGCTTTTATTGTCATGGATTTTAAAACATCCGGCAAAGGTAATTCCGATAGCTGGAACTGTAAATATTGCCAGAATTCAATCTTTGTCAAAAGCAATTGAATTGGATATGGATACCGAAGACTGGTTTGCGATCTGGACAGAAAGTATGGGCGACGATGTGCCTTAA
- a CDS encoding AAA family ATPase, which translates to MEENTTTLDIRAINEKIERESAFIDLLTMEMNKVIVGQKHMVERLLIGLLGQGHILLEGVPGLAKTLAINTLSQAVQGSFSRIQFTPDLLPADVIGTMIYNIKANEFSIKKGPIFANFVLADEINRAPAKVQSALLEAMQEKQVTIGDTTFKLDRPFLVLATQNPVEQEGTYALPEAQVDRFMLKTVIDYPKIDEERFVIRQNLKGSYEKVNPVVSVDQILRAQEAVREVYMDEKIEKYILDIIFATRYPEKYKLADLKPLISFGASPRGSINLANAAKCYAFIKRRGYVIPEDVRAVVHDVLRHRVGITYEAEAENITSVDIINKIVNEIEVP; encoded by the coding sequence ATGGAAGAAAATACAACGACTTTAGACATTAGAGCGATAAATGAAAAAATTGAAAGAGAAAGTGCTTTTATAGACCTTCTTACAATGGAAATGAACAAAGTTATTGTGGGTCAGAAACATATGGTCGAGCGTTTATTAATCGGATTGCTTGGACAAGGACATATTTTATTGGAAGGAGTTCCAGGTCTGGCAAAAACTTTGGCGATTAATACGCTTTCACAAGCGGTTCAAGGTTCTTTCAGCCGTATCCAGTTTACGCCGGATTTATTACCTGCCGATGTTATCGGAACCATGATTTACAACATTAAAGCAAACGAATTCTCTATTAAAAAGGGACCAATTTTCGCCAATTTCGTACTTGCCGATGAGATTAACCGTGCTCCTGCTAAGGTTCAGTCAGCACTTTTAGAGGCGATGCAGGAAAAACAAGTTACAATTGGCGACACTACTTTTAAATTAGATCGTCCATTTTTAGTATTGGCAACTCAAAACCCAGTTGAACAAGAAGGTACTTATGCACTTCCTGAAGCACAGGTTGACCGTTTCATGCTAAAAACTGTAATTGATTATCCAAAAATTGACGAAGAGCGTTTTGTAATTCGCCAAAACTTAAAAGGATCTTACGAAAAAGTAAATCCGGTAGTTTCTGTAGATCAAATTTTACGTGCGCAAGAAGCCGTTCGTGAAGTTTACATGGACGAAAAAATTGAAAAATACATCCTAGATATTATTTTCGCTACGCGTTACCCAGAAAAATACAAATTAGCCGATTTAAAACCGCTTATCAGTTTTGGAGCTTCTCCTCGTGGAAGTATTAACTTGGCTAATGCTGCAAAATGTTATGCTTTCATCAAACGTCGTGGTTATGTAATTCCAGAAGACGTTCGTGCCGTTGTTCACGATGTGTTACGTCACAGAGTTGGAATCACTTACGAAGCAGAAGCAGAAAACATTACTTCTGTAGACATTATCAACAAAATCGTTAACGAGATTGAGGTACCTTAA
- a CDS encoding DUF58 domain-containing protein, protein MDTKELLKKVRKIEIKTKRLSNHIFSGEYHSSFKGRGMTFSEVRQYQYGDDIRNIDWNVTARYNEAHVKVFEEERELTMVLMVDISGSESFGSKNQFKKDIVTEIAATMAFSATQNNDKIGLILFSDTVELYIPPKKGRSHVLRIIRELIEFEPKSHKTDIAQALKFLSGTQKKKAIIFMISDFMSDSYEHTLKIASKKHDITGVRVYDIREEKIPNLGMVTMLDAETGKLQLVDTGSKAVRMNYEKHYQEKLNYFKDTFRKSGAGIVNTRVDENYVTKLLGYFKSR, encoded by the coding sequence ATGGATACAAAAGAGCTTTTAAAAAAAGTACGGAAAATAGAAATCAAAACGAAAAGACTGAGTAATCATATCTTTTCGGGAGAATACCACTCTTCATTTAAAGGACGAGGAATGACGTTTAGCGAGGTGCGTCAATACCAATACGGAGATGATATTCGTAACATCGATTGGAATGTAACCGCACGCTACAACGAAGCTCACGTTAAAGTATTTGAAGAAGAACGCGAATTAACCATGGTTTTAATGGTTGATATTTCGGGTTCGGAATCTTTTGGTTCTAAAAATCAATTTAAAAAAGACATCGTAACCGAAATTGCGGCAACGATGGCTTTTTCGGCTACACAAAACAATGACAAAATTGGTTTAATCTTATTTTCTGATACTGTAGAATTATATATTCCGCCCAAAAAAGGACGTTCGCATGTACTTAGAATTATTCGTGAATTGATCGAATTTGAACCAAAGAGTCATAAAACCGACATTGCTCAGGCTTTGAAATTTTTATCCGGAACACAGAAAAAGAAAGCGATCATTTTTATGATTTCCGATTTTATGTCTGATTCTTACGAGCATACTTTAAAAATAGCTTCTAAAAAACACGACATCACAGGTGTTCGAGTATACGATATCCGCGAAGAAAAAATTCCGAATTTAGGAATGGTAACGATGCTGGATGCGGAGACTGGAAAATTACAATTGGTTGATACAGGTTCAAAAGCAGTTCGTATGAATTATGAGAAACATTATCAGGAAAAATTGAATTATTTTAAAGATACCTTCCGTAAATCTGGAGCAGGAATTGTCAACACCAGAGTTGACGAAAATTACGTAACTAAACTATTAGGCTATTTCAAATCACGATAA
- a CDS encoding vWA domain-containing protein, with product MGNFSFLNPEFLWLFILIPIAIIWFLLKRNQQSATLKMSSTAGFQNSESLLVKLRPCLYVFRILALSSLIIALARPRTVDISNQTKTTKGIDIVMAIDVSGSMLAKDLKPNRMEALKRVAADFVEERPNDRIGLVLYASEAYTKTPVTSDKAIILEAIKGIKYDTTLQDGTGIGMGLATAVNRLKDSKAKSRVIILLTDGVNNAGFIEPETAADIAKQYGIKVYTIGLGTNGMAESPYAYAPNGGFLFKMQKVEIDEKLMKNIARKTDGTYFRATSNDKLAEIYNAINKLETTEIQELKFYDYDEKYRAFVLFAGFLLLLEVGLRNTVYRSFI from the coding sequence ATGGGCAATTTCAGTTTTTTAAATCCAGAGTTTCTTTGGTTGTTTATATTAATTCCGATTGCGATAATCTGGTTTTTATTGAAACGCAACCAGCAGTCGGCTACCTTAAAAATGAGTTCGACGGCAGGATTCCAAAACAGCGAATCTTTATTGGTTAAATTAAGACCATGCTTGTATGTTTTCAGAATTTTAGCTTTAAGTTCGCTGATTATTGCATTGGCAAGACCAAGAACTGTAGACATCAGCAATCAGACTAAAACAACAAAGGGAATTGATATTGTTATGGCAATTGACGTTTCCGGATCTATGCTGGCAAAAGATTTAAAGCCAAACCGTATGGAAGCTTTAAAAAGAGTGGCAGCCGATTTCGTTGAAGAAAGACCAAACGACAGAATTGGATTGGTTTTATACGCTTCTGAAGCTTACACCAAAACTCCGGTTACCAGTGATAAAGCAATCATTCTAGAAGCTATAAAAGGCATTAAATACGACACCACTCTTCAAGACGGAACTGGAATTGGAATGGGATTGGCAACTGCTGTAAATCGTTTAAAAGACAGTAAAGCAAAAAGCCGCGTTATTATCTTACTGACTGATGGTGTCAACAACGCAGGGTTTATCGAACCAGAAACTGCAGCCGATATTGCAAAACAATATGGAATAAAAGTATACACAATTGGTCTTGGAACTAACGGAATGGCAGAATCGCCATACGCTTATGCACCAAACGGAGGTTTCTTATTCAAAATGCAGAAAGTAGAAATCGACGAAAAACTGATGAAAAATATTGCTCGTAAAACAGATGGAACCTATTTTAGAGCAACCAGCAACGATAAATTAGCAGAAATATACAACGCAATCAACAAATTAGAAACCACTGAAATTCAGGAATTGAAGTTCTATGATTATGATGAAAAATACAGAGCTTTTGTTTTATTTGCAGGCTTTTTATTATTGCTTGAAGTGGGTTTAAGAAATACAGTTTACAGAAGCTTCATTTAA
- a CDS encoding vWA domain-containing protein, with protein sequence MELDEKKYLYLLLLIPIVVCIFFFNMYWKRRKQLEFGDLEMVKRLSPEKSVFKPVLKIVVILLALTCLIIGLVNPKIGTKMETVKREGIDIVFAVDVSKSMLAEDVVPSRLEKSKQLVSQIINNLGSDRIGIVAYAGSAFPVLPITSDYSVAKMFLQSMSPDMVSSQGTSLDEAIRLSATYFDEKSKTSKLLILISDGEDHSEGATAAAEEANKIGMKIITIGVGTEKGGTIPLKENGVVRGYQKDQNGQTVTTKLNQEGLKTIAKATKGGYVYGGSTKEVLEYVKNALNNIQKTEFEATQMAEFQSQFQWFIGFAFLLLFLDIFLLERKTNWIKELDLFNEKK encoded by the coding sequence ATGGAATTAGACGAAAAAAAATATTTATATCTCTTACTACTTATCCCAATTGTGGTGTGTATTTTCTTTTTCAACATGTATTGGAAAAGAAGAAAACAGCTGGAGTTTGGAGACTTGGAAATGGTAAAAAGATTGAGTCCTGAGAAATCAGTTTTTAAACCTGTTTTAAAAATTGTTGTAATTCTTTTGGCACTTACCTGCTTGATTATTGGTTTAGTAAATCCGAAAATTGGAACTAAAATGGAAACCGTAAAACGAGAAGGTATCGATATTGTTTTTGCGGTCGACGTTTCTAAAAGTATGCTTGCCGAAGATGTTGTCCCAAGTCGTTTAGAAAAGAGTAAACAATTGGTTTCTCAGATTATAAACAATCTAGGAAGCGACCGAATCGGAATTGTGGCCTACGCAGGAAGTGCTTTCCCTGTTTTACCGATAACATCCGATTACAGTGTTGCCAAAATGTTTTTGCAAAGTATGAGTCCGGATATGGTTTCGTCACAAGGAACTTCTTTGGATGAAGCCATTCGATTATCAGCTACTTATTTTGATGAAAAAAGCAAAACCAGCAAACTATTAATCCTAATTTCTGATGGAGAAGATCATTCTGAAGGTGCAACTGCTGCGGCAGAAGAAGCCAATAAAATAGGAATGAAGATTATTACAATTGGTGTTGGAACAGAAAAAGGAGGAACGATTCCGTTAAAAGAAAATGGTGTTGTAAGAGGATATCAAAAAGATCAAAACGGACAAACTGTAACTACCAAATTAAATCAGGAAGGTTTAAAAACAATTGCCAAAGCAACTAAAGGGGGTTATGTTTATGGCGGAAGCACTAAAGAAGTTTTAGAATATGTAAAAAACGCTTTGAACAACATTCAGAAAACTGAATTTGAAGCTACGCAAATGGCAGAATTTCAATCCCAGTTTCAATGGTTTATCGGATTTGCATTTTTACTGCTTTTCCTTGATATTTTCTTATTGGAAAGAAAAACAAACTGGATCAAAGAGTTGGATTTATTTAATGAAAAGAAATAA
- a CDS encoding tetratricopeptide repeat protein, with product MKNLLLYILLTVSFAVSAQEKDKSLPAANEEYKQNKFVDAEANYRISESKFPKRATAPYNLGNTIYRQNQISEAKYAYAKAIKNAKTRPEKHKAFHNLGNTFMKEKDYTQAVEAYKQALRNDPTDEETRYNYAYAKQKLKENPPKNDNKDKDKNKDKDKDKDKNKDKDKDKNKDQNKDKDKKDDKGDKDKDKKDGKNDPKKDDKSDNQGQPKPQPGGISKERVQNLLDAVNNEEKKIQDKVNAQKVKGNPKKTEKDW from the coding sequence ATGAAAAATTTACTTCTTTATATTTTACTAACGGTTTCTTTTGCGGTTTCTGCACAAGAGAAAGACAAATCATTGCCTGCAGCCAATGAAGAATATAAACAGAATAAATTTGTTGATGCTGAGGCAAACTATAGAATTTCGGAATCCAAATTTCCTAAAAGAGCAACAGCGCCATATAATTTAGGAAACACCATTTACAGACAAAATCAGATTTCGGAGGCGAAATACGCTTACGCGAAAGCAATAAAAAATGCCAAAACAAGACCTGAAAAACATAAAGCTTTTCACAACCTTGGAAATACTTTCATGAAAGAGAAAGATTACACACAGGCAGTTGAAGCTTACAAACAAGCCTTACGTAATGATCCAACAGATGAGGAAACACGTTACAATTATGCTTACGCCAAACAAAAACTAAAAGAAAATCCGCCGAAAAACGACAACAAAGACAAAGACAAAAATAAGGATAAGGACAAAGACAAGGATAAAAACAAAGATAAAGACAAGGACAAAAATAAAGATCAGAACAAAGACAAGGATAAAAAAGACGACAAAGGCGATAAGGACAAAGACAAAAAAGATGGTAAAAATGACCCTAAGAAAGACGACAAGTCTGACAACCAGGGACAGCCAAAACCACAGCCAGGCGGAATATCTAAAGAGCGAGTTCAGAATTTATTAGATGCGGTAAACAACGAAGAAAAGAAAATTCAGGATAAAGTTAACGCTCAAAAAGTAAAAGGAAACCCTAAGAAAACAGAAAAAGACTGGTAA